A genomic window from Xyrauchen texanus isolate HMW12.3.18 chromosome 15, RBS_HiC_50CHRs, whole genome shotgun sequence includes:
- the txnipb gene encoding thioredoxin interacting protein b isoform X2: MGVLKKKPKTFEVQLSDPNKSAYSGGDKVAGRVVVEVSEVTRISAVRLFGIGCAKVEYSKGKLRCREEIEYLKYEEVLHLDHQPTDADGSITLRPGNKYEFMFGFELPQAGCLVSSYAGKFGSVQYYVNVVIEKSGQPFAECKQHFKVEEPIDVNTQELMTPVTGAKEKKVTCMFIPDGSVSIVARIDRKGYCEGEDICIDAKFENTCSRIVIPKAGIIAKHIYLANNRTKVFCEKLTSVRGNHIISGMCDMWQGRVLRVPKLKPTILGCDIIHVDYTLRIYVHIPGSEKLILELPLVIGTIPFNGLNSRTSSMSSQDGSSPSSTCMSIPSSPPSYSEISQDNQMDSSIIPILNDYDEDDSPIFMRISEYHLPPPPAYTEN, encoded by the exons ATGGGCGTGCTGAAAAAGAAACCCAAGACCTTCGAGGTTCAACTGAGTGACCCGAACAAGAGCGCGTACAGCGGCGGAGATAAAGTGGCCGGGCGGGTGGTGGTGGAGGTGTCAGAGGTGACGAGGATTTCCGCCGTCAGACTGTTCGGGATCGGATGCGCTAAAGTCGAATATAGTAAAGGAAAGCTGCGCTGCAGGGAGGAAATCGAGTATCTGAAATACGAAGAGGTTCTTCACCTTGATCATCAACCCACAG ATGCAGATGGCTCCATCACTCTCAGGCCTGGAAACAAATATGAGTTCATGTTCGGGTTTGAACTTCCACAGGCGGG GTGCCTAGTTTCCTCCTATGCAGGAAAGTTTGGCTCAGTCCAGTACTATGTGAATGTGGTCATAGAAAAATCAGGACAGCCATTTGCAGAATGCAAGCAACATTTTAAGGTGGAGGAACCCATTGATGTAAACACCCAAGAACTCATG ACTCCAGTTACAGGTGCAAAAGAGAAGAAAGTAACCTGCATGTTTATTCCTGATGGCAGCGTTTCCATTGTCGCACGCATAGACCGAAAGGGTTATTGTGAAGGAGAGGACATTTGCATAGATGCTAAATTCGAGAATACCTGCTCTCGGATTGTCATTCCTAAAGCCGGCATCATAGCCAAACACATTTATCTGGCAAACAACCGCACCAAGGTGTTTTGCGAGAAACTCACTTCTGTCAGGGGCAATCACATCATCTCCGGCATGTGTGACATGTGGCAGGGGAGGGTCCTCCGTGTTCCTAAGTTGAAGCCCACCATCTTGGGCTGTGACATCATCCACGTTGACTACACTTTAAGG ATCTATGTCCATATCCCAGGCAGTGAGAAGCTGATCCTTGAACTGCCTCTCGTCATTGGGACGATCCCCTTCAATGGCCTGAATAGTCGCACCAGCAGCATGAGCAGTCAGGATGGCAGTTCCCCCTCCAGCACTTGTATGTCCATCCCATCTTCACCACCAAGTTACAGTGAGATCTCCCAGGACAACCAAATGGACAGTTCCATTATCCCTATCCTAAATGATTACGATGAGGATGACAGTCCAATCTTCATGCGCATTAGCGAGTATCATCTCCCCCCTCCCCCAGCATACACAGag AATTGA
- the hjv gene encoding hemojuvelin: MGMAAPAACGNHSHTTWNHIILVIAMVLIFSAPSVYAQCRILRCNSEFVAATLEMGVTGGREGSNARYCSALRSYALCTQRTARACRGDLAYHSAVQGIEDLLIQHRCPKTGPTAQPRPLPQAPLSEDGCVYEKGRAPDYLHCGVFGDPHIRTFNDEFQTCAVQGAWPLIDNKYMYIQATSTPTRGSSYSTVLTKITVIFKNSRECAELQIYQAELDNVPPAFVDGSMTSGDRRGHQSLRIHSHDPGKYVEIRATHIGTTLLVRQVGPSLSLSVRSPRAIVESYTPEQDLQLCVWGCPVSQRLEMPPAHLSTAAYAHCSSLLPVRDVYFQSCLFDLQVTGNLNSSASAVAALEDARAMISDPERVHLLTARAGNTTPTLPVVLAMSVLTETLRRAVSVPV, encoded by the exons TGTATGCACAGTGTCGGATCCTGCGATGTAACTCAGAATTTGTGGCTGCGACTCTAGAAATGGGGGTCACTGGGGGGAGGGAGGGGAGTAATGCCAGATACTGCAGTGCCTTGCGATCCTACGCCCTCTGTACACAGCGGACTGCCCGGGCGTGCCGCGGAGACCTGGCCTACCACTCTGCTGTGCAGGGCATTGAGGACCTGCTCATCCAACATCGCTGCCCCAAAACTGGCCCAACAGCCCAGCCACGGCCCCTGCCCCAGGCCCCACTCTCAGAGGACGGATGCGTCTATGAGAAGGGCCGGGCCCCAGATTATCTGCACTGCGGGGTGTTTGGGGACCCTCACATCCGCACCTTTAATGATGAGTTCCAAACATGTGCTGTACAGGGAGCCTGGCCTCTCATAGATAACAAGTACATGTACATCCAAGCCACAAGTACGCCCACTAGAGGGAGCTCTTACTCCACTGTGCTCACAAAG ATCACGGTTATCTTTAAAAACTCACGTGAGTGTGCAGAGCTCCAGATATACCAAGCAGAGCTGGACAATGTTCCCCCAGCGTTTGTAGATGGTTCTATGACCAGCGGTGATCGCAGAGGACACCAAAGCCTTCGCATTCACTCTCATGACCCTGGCAAATACGTCGAGATCAGGGCTACACACATCGGGACGACACTGCTGGTGCGTCAGGTCGGCCCGTCGCTCAGTCTGTCAGTTCGCTCTCCTCGTGCGATCGTGGAGTCCTACACACCCGAGCAGGACCTGCAGTTGTGTGTGTGGGGCTGTCCAGTGTCACAGCGTCTGGAGATGCCACCTGCGCATCTGTCCACCGCTGCGTACGCACACTGCTCCTCCCTGCTTCCTGTGCGAGATGTGTATTTCCAGTCCTGCCTGTTTGATTTACAGGTCACTGGGAATTTGAACTCTAGTGCTTCAGCTGTGGCTGCATTGGAGGATGCTCGTGCAATGATCTCTGACCCTGAAAGGGTTCACCTGCTGACAGCCAGGGCAGGTAACACCACTCCGACTCTGCCAGTGGTATTGGCCATGAGTGTCCTCACAGAGACACTTAGACGTGCTGTCTCAGTTCCAGTCTGA
- the txnipb gene encoding thioredoxin interacting protein b isoform X1 — MGVLKKKPKTFEVQLSDPNKSAYSGGDKVAGRVVVEVSEVTRISAVRLFGIGCAKVEYSKGKLRCREEIEYLKYEEVLHLDHQPTDADGSITLRPGNKYEFMFGFELPQAGCLVSSYAGKFGSVQYYVNVVIEKSGQPFAECKQHFKVEEPIDVNTQELMTPVTGAKEKKVTCMFIPDGSVSIVARIDRKGYCEGEDICIDAKFENTCSRIVIPKAGIIAKHIYLANNRTKVFCEKLTSVRGNHIISGMCDMWQGRVLRVPKLKPTILGCDIIHVDYTLRIYVHIPGSEKLILELPLVIGTIPFNGLNSRTSSMSSQDGSSPSSTCMSIPSSPPSYSEISQDNQMDSSIIPILNDYDEDDSPIFMRISEYHLPPPPAYTEQN, encoded by the exons ATGGGCGTGCTGAAAAAGAAACCCAAGACCTTCGAGGTTCAACTGAGTGACCCGAACAAGAGCGCGTACAGCGGCGGAGATAAAGTGGCCGGGCGGGTGGTGGTGGAGGTGTCAGAGGTGACGAGGATTTCCGCCGTCAGACTGTTCGGGATCGGATGCGCTAAAGTCGAATATAGTAAAGGAAAGCTGCGCTGCAGGGAGGAAATCGAGTATCTGAAATACGAAGAGGTTCTTCACCTTGATCATCAACCCACAG ATGCAGATGGCTCCATCACTCTCAGGCCTGGAAACAAATATGAGTTCATGTTCGGGTTTGAACTTCCACAGGCGGG GTGCCTAGTTTCCTCCTATGCAGGAAAGTTTGGCTCAGTCCAGTACTATGTGAATGTGGTCATAGAAAAATCAGGACAGCCATTTGCAGAATGCAAGCAACATTTTAAGGTGGAGGAACCCATTGATGTAAACACCCAAGAACTCATG ACTCCAGTTACAGGTGCAAAAGAGAAGAAAGTAACCTGCATGTTTATTCCTGATGGCAGCGTTTCCATTGTCGCACGCATAGACCGAAAGGGTTATTGTGAAGGAGAGGACATTTGCATAGATGCTAAATTCGAGAATACCTGCTCTCGGATTGTCATTCCTAAAGCCGGCATCATAGCCAAACACATTTATCTGGCAAACAACCGCACCAAGGTGTTTTGCGAGAAACTCACTTCTGTCAGGGGCAATCACATCATCTCCGGCATGTGTGACATGTGGCAGGGGAGGGTCCTCCGTGTTCCTAAGTTGAAGCCCACCATCTTGGGCTGTGACATCATCCACGTTGACTACACTTTAAGG ATCTATGTCCATATCCCAGGCAGTGAGAAGCTGATCCTTGAACTGCCTCTCGTCATTGGGACGATCCCCTTCAATGGCCTGAATAGTCGCACCAGCAGCATGAGCAGTCAGGATGGCAGTTCCCCCTCCAGCACTTGTATGTCCATCCCATCTTCACCACCAAGTTACAGTGAGATCTCCCAGGACAACCAAATGGACAGTTCCATTATCCCTATCCTAAATGATTACGATGAGGATGACAGTCCAATCTTCATGCGCATTAGCGAGTATCATCTCCCCCCTCCCCCAGCATACACAGag CAGAATTGA